A genomic window from Peromyscus maniculatus bairdii isolate BWxNUB_F1_BW_parent chromosome 1, HU_Pman_BW_mat_3.1, whole genome shotgun sequence includes:
- the Inppl1 gene encoding phosphatidylinositol 3,4,5-trisphosphate 5-phosphatase 2 isoform X2, which produces MASVCGAPGPGGALGCPAPAWYHRDLSRAAAEELLARAGRDGSFLVRDSESVAGAFALCVLYQKHVHTYRILPDGEDFLAVQTSQGVPVRRFQTLGELIGLYAQPNQGLVCALLLPVEGEREPDPPDDRDASDVEEEKPPLPPRSGSTSISAPVGPSSPLQPPETPTTPATESTPNGLSTVSHEYLKGSYGLDLEAVRGGASNLPHLTRTLVTSCRRLHSEVDKVLSGLEILSKVFDQQSSPMVTRLLQQQSLPQTGEQELESLVLKLSVLKDFLSGIQKKALKALQDMSSTAPPAPLQPSTRKAKTIPVQAFEVKLDVTLGDLTKIGKSQKFTLSVDVEGGRLVLLRRQRDSQEDWTTFTHDRIRQLIKSQRVQNKLGVVFEKEKDRIQRKDFIFVSARKREAFCQLLQLMKNKHSKQDEPDMISVFIGTWNMGSVPPPKNVTSWFTSKGLGKALDEVTVTIPHDIYVFGTQENSVGDREWLDLLRGGLKELTDLDYRPIAMQSLWNIKVAVLVKPEHENRISHVSTSSVKTGIANTLGNKGAVGVSFMFNGTSFGFVNCHLTSGNEKTTRRNQNYLDILRLLSLGDRQLSAFDISLRFTHLFWFGDLNYRLDMDIQEILNYISRREFEPLLRVDQLNLEREKHKVFLRFSEEEISFPPTYRYERGSRDTYAWHKQKPTGVRTNVPSWCDRILWKSYPETHIICNSYGCTDDIVTSDHSPVFGTFEVGVTSQFISKKGLSKTSDQAYIEFESIEAIVKTASRTKFFIEFYSTCLEEYKKSFENDAQSSDNINFLKVQWSSRQLPTLKPILADIEYLQDQHLLLTVKSMDGYESYGECVVALKSMIGSTAQQFLTFLSHRGEETGNIRGSMKVRVPTERLGTRERLYEWISIDKDETGAKSKAPSVSRGSQEHRSGSRKPTSTEAPSPLSKLFEEPEKPPPTGRPPAPPRAAPREEPLNPRLKPEGTTDPEGVAAPALKNSFNNPAYYVLEGVPHQLLPLEPPSLARAPVPPATKNKVPITVPAPQLGRHRTPRAGEGSSSDEDSGGTLPPPDFPPPPLPDSAIFLPPNLDPLSVPVARGRSGGEARGPPPPKAHPRPPLPPGTSPASTFLGEVASGDDRSCSVLQMAKTLSEVDYAPGPGRSALLPSPLELQPPRGPSDYGRPLSFPPPRIRESIQEDLAEE; this is translated from the exons ATGGCCTCAGTGTGTGGGGCGCCGGGCCCCGGGGGCGCGCTGGGCTGCCCGGCCCCTGCCTGGTATCACCGCGACCTGAGCCGAGCTGCGGCGGAGGAGCTGCTGGCTCGGGCGGGCCGCGATGGCAGCTTCCTGGTGCGAGACAGCGAGAGCGTGGCGGGGGCCTTCGCACTCTGCGTCCT GTACCaaaagcatgtacacacataccgcATTCTGCCAGATGGAGAGGACTTCCTGGCCGTGCAG ACCTCACAGGGTGTTCCTGTGCGCCGATTCCAGACCCTGGGTGAGCTTATAGGCCTGTATGCTCAACCCAACCAGGGTCTTGTGTGTGCTCTGCTGCTGCCTGTCgagggggagagagagccagACCCACCAGACGATCGGGATGCCTCAG atgtggaggaggagaagcccCCCCTACCCCCGCGCTCTGGCTCGACCAGCATTTCTGCCCCTGTGGGGCCCAGCAGCCCCCTGCAACCCCCTGAGACACCCACAACTCCGGCAACTGAGAG CACTCCCAACGGACTCAGCACTGTGTCACATGAGTACCTGAAGGGCAGCTACGGGCTGGACCTGGAGGCTGTACGAGGCGGAGCCAGCAACCTGCCCCACCTCACCCGGACCCTGGTCACCTCATGCCGGAGGCTGCACAG CGAGGTGGACAAGGTCCTGTCAGGCCTGGAGATCCTGTCAAAGGTGTTTGATCAGCAGAGCTCGCCTATGGTGACCCGCCTTTTGCAGCAGCAG aGCTTACCACAGACTGGAGAGCAAGAGCTGGAGAGCCTTGTGCTGAAGCTATCTGTGCTAAAGGACTTCCTGTCAGGCATCCAGAAGAAG GCCCTGAAGGCCCTGCAGGACATGAGCTCCACGGCACCCCCTGCCCCATTGCAGCCTTCCACACGAAAGGCCAAGACCATCCCCGTGCAGGCCTTTGAG GTGAAGCTGGATGTGACACTGGGTGATCTGACCAAGATTGGGAAGTCCCAGAAGTTCACACTGAGTGTGGATGTGGAGGGCGGGAGGCTGGTTCTGCTGAGGAGACAGCGAGACTCCCAGGAGGACTGGACGACCTTCACACATGACCGAA TCCGCCAGCTCATCAAGTCCCAGCGTGTGCAGAACAAGCTGGGTGTTGTGTTTGAAAAGGAGAAGGATCGGATCCAGCGCAAGGACTTCATCTTTGTCAGTGCCCGG AAGCGAGAAGCCTTCTGCCAGCTCCTGCAGCTCATGAAGAACAAGCATTCCAAGCAGGATGAGCCGGACATGATCTCTGTCTTCATAGGCACCTGGAACATGG gAAGTGTACCACCTCCAAAAAACGTGACATCTTGGTTCACATCAAAGGGACTGGGGAAGGCCCTGGATGAGGTCACAGTCACCATACCCCATGATATCTATGTCTTTGGGACCCAGGAGAACTCAGTGGGTGACAGAGAGTGGCTGGATCTGCTGCGTGGGGGCCTCAAGGAGCTTACAGATCTGGATTACCGCCCG ATTGCCATGCAGTCCCTGTGGAACATCAAGGTGGCAGTTCTGGTCAAGCCAGAGCATGAGAACCGCATCAGCCATGTCAGCACGTCCAGTGTGAAGACCGGCATCGCCAACACCCTGG GGAACAAGGGAGCTGTAGGTGTTTCCTTCATGTTCAATGGCACCTCTTTTGGCTTTGTGAATTGCCATCTCACCTCAGGAAACGAGAAGACTACCCG GCGGAACCAGAACTATTTAGACATTCTGCGTCTGCTCTCCTTGGGTGATCGGCAGCTCAGTGCCTTTGACATCTCTCTGCGATTCACTCATCTCTTCTGGTTTGGGGACCTTAACTACCGCTTAGACATGGATATCCAG GAGATCCTGAACTACATTAGCAGGAGAGAGTTTGAGCCCCTGCTCAGGGTAGACCAGCTCAACCTGGAGCGGGAGAAGCACAAGGTCTTCCTTCGATTCA GTGAGGAGGAGATATCTTTCCCACCCACCTACCGCTATGAGCGGGGCTCCAGGGACACATATGCTTGGCACAAGCAGAAGCCAACGGGG GTCCGGACCAATGTGCCTTCGTGGTGTGACCGGATTCTGTGGAAATCCTATCCTGAAACCCACATCATCTGCAATTCCTATG GTTGCACTGATGATATCGTCACCAGCGACCATTCTCCTGTGTTTGGGACATTTGAGGTTGGAGTTACTTCCCAGTTCATCTCCAAGAAAG GGCTCTCTAAGACCTCAGACCAGGCCTACATTGAGTTTGAGAGCATCGAGGCCATTGTGAAGACAGCCAGCCGAACCAAGTTCTTCATTGAGTTCTATTCTACCTGCTTGGAAG AGTACAAGAAGAGCTTCGAGAATGATGCTCAGAGCAGTGACAACATCAATTTCCTCAAAGTGCAGTGGTCCTCCCGCCAGCTGCCCACG CTTAAGCCAATTCTGGCTGACATCGAGTACCTGCAGGACCAGCACCTCCTGCTCACAGTCAAGTCCATGGATGGCTATGAATCCtatg GGGAGTGCGTGGTTGCACTCAAGTCGATGATTGGCAGCACGGCCCAGCAGTTCCTGACCTTCCTGTCCCACCGTGGAGAGGAGACAGGCAATATCCGTGGCTCCATGAAGGTGCGGGTGCCCACAGAGCGCCTGGGCACCCGTGAGCGGCTCTATG AATGGATCAGCATTGATAAGGATGAGACAGGAGCCAAGAGCAAGGCTCCGTCAGTGTCCCGGGGCAGCCAGGAACACAG ATCTGGGAGCCGCAAGCCAACTTCCACAGAAGCCCCCAGTCCACTGTCCAAGTTGTTTGAGGAGCCTGAAAAGCCACCACCAACTGGCaggcccccagccccaccccgaGCAGCCCCTAGGGAGGAGCCCTTGAACCCCAG GTTGAAGCCAGAGGGGACCACCGACCCGGAAGGAGTGGCGGCCCCTGCACTCAAGAACAGCTTCAATAACCCTGCCTACTATGTCCTGGAAGGGGTCCCACATCAGCTGCTGCCCCTGGAGCCACCCTCACTTGCCAGGGCCCCCGTCCCACCTGCCACCAAGAATAAAGTGCCCATCACAGTGCCTGCTCCACAGCTTGGGCGCCACCGGACCCCTCGTGCGGGAGAGGGAAGCTCATCGGATGAGGACTCTGGGGGCACCCTGCCTCCTCCAGatttcccaccccctccactgCCGGACTCAGCCATCTTCCTGCCCCCTAACCTGGATCCTTTGTCAGTG